From Candidatus Gastranaerophilales bacterium, one genomic window encodes:
- a CDS encoding SDR family NAD(P)-dependent oxidoreductase: MDNIFNENILLNKVIVIIGGTKGVAKSLVKECSKYGANVVFAARDKIVAENIVSNYKNTDFFEADISDVNQIRNFFQYVISKYQRIDGFVNYSGITPVDSIIETSEDVFDNVFDINLKAPFFACKYVLQQMMNQKNGSIVLIGSPHAWGGDEDRAAYSVSKGALFSLSEHISHNYAKYGIRCNYLTMGWTPTEGELALRSSQNISPETLIEDASNKIPFGRMNTLDDYIPTLILLLSDYSEMVIGSNFRITGGLYI, from the coding sequence ATGGATAACATTTTTAATGAAAATATTTTGCTTAACAAAGTTATCGTTATTATTGGCGGAACTAAGGGGGTTGCAAAATCATTAGTTAAAGAATGTTCAAAATATGGTGCTAATGTAGTTTTCGCTGCAAGAGATAAAATCGTTGCTGAAAATATAGTTTCCAATTACAAAAATACTGATTTCTTTGAAGCTGACATATCTGATGTAAACCAAATTCGGAATTTTTTCCAATATGTGATTTCTAAATACCAACGCATTGATGGCTTTGTTAATTATTCCGGTATTACTCCTGTTGATTCTATTATAGAAACATCAGAAGATGTTTTCGACAATGTTTTCGATATAAATCTAAAAGCTCCGTTTTTTGCTTGTAAATATGTTCTTCAGCAAATGATGAACCAAAAAAACGGCTCAATTGTATTAATCGGTTCCCCTCACGCTTGGGGTGGCGATGAAGATAGAGCTGCTTATTCTGTTTCAAAAGGGGCATTGTTCTCTTTAAGTGAGCATATTTCGCATAATTATGCAAAATATGGCATTCGTTGTAATTATTTAACAATGGGGTGGACGCCGACAGAAGGTGAACTGGCTTTAAGGTCTTCACAAAATATTTCTCCTGAAACATTAATAGAAGACGCAAGCAATAAAATTCCTTTCGGAAGAATGAACACACTTGATGATTATATCCCTACTCTTATTTTATTACTTTCGGATTATTCAGAGATGGTTATTGGCTCTAATTTTAGAATTACCGGAGGGCTTTATATTTAA
- a CDS encoding glycosyltransferase family 4 protein, whose protein sequence is MLNKKNKLLLIGFAKVLFAPKYLPLIFSSKCYYEFKLNLRSIANGSLFFNSNDYSDFFQKNIAKKKVLLVSHELSFTGAPNVLYSAALHLKNNGYAPFVFTLKDGPMREKFESIGIPVHYINICKFNKDDVLPFVKQFDFSISNTIVSYEFVNQFDNDIKNIWWIHEATMLAPFVKARSKFLPKLLQNANIVCCGPYYVKENIQKFRKKEVRQLNYYRDEFSKMSRTENFDKIVFAIMGSVEPRKAQDIAIKAFISMPENYKNKSVLNIVGRGDHFMLKLKEKTKVVENIIWKGIIKDTNLYRQELSNTDVMVSVSRDDPDPVVVTEAGMIGVPSIISDKVGQKAYINNGENGFIVPVEDVDALKNVMMNLIDNPDKIKSVGTNARSIWEDNYSEKVFSLSLHKILFE, encoded by the coding sequence ATGTTAAATAAAAAAAACAAATTGCTTCTAATTGGATTTGCAAAGGTTTTATTTGCACCTAAATATTTACCGTTAATATTTAGTTCAAAATGCTATTATGAGTTTAAATTAAATTTGCGTTCCATCGCTAATGGGTCTTTGTTTTTTAACTCAAATGATTATTCTGACTTTTTTCAAAAAAATATTGCAAAGAAAAAAGTTCTTTTAGTATCTCATGAACTTTCCTTTACCGGTGCTCCGAATGTCTTATATTCTGCGGCTCTCCACTTGAAAAATAATGGTTATGCACCTTTCGTTTTTACTCTTAAAGACGGGCCCATGAGGGAAAAATTTGAATCGATTGGTATTCCTGTTCATTATATTAATATTTGTAAATTTAACAAAGATGATGTTTTGCCTTTTGTTAAACAATTCGACTTTTCAATATCAAATACAATTGTTTCCTATGAATTTGTTAACCAATTTGATAATGATATAAAAAATATTTGGTGGATTCACGAAGCAACTATGCTTGCTCCATTTGTTAAAGCAAGAAGTAAATTTCTACCCAAACTTTTGCAAAATGCCAATATCGTTTGTTGCGGTCCCTATTATGTTAAAGAGAATATTCAAAAGTTTAGGAAAAAAGAAGTTCGCCAATTGAATTACTATAGAGATGAATTCTCTAAAATGTCCAGAACAGAAAATTTTGACAAAATCGTCTTTGCTATAATGGGCTCGGTTGAACCTAGAAAAGCTCAAGATATTGCTATAAAAGCATTTATCTCTATGCCTGAAAATTATAAAAATAAATCTGTTCTCAATATTGTCGGGCGTGGTGACCATTTTATGCTCAAATTAAAAGAAAAAACTAAAGTTGTTGAAAATATAATTTGGAAAGGCATAATTAAAGATACCAACCTTTATCGCCAAGAGCTTTCAAACACTGATGTAATGGTTTCGGTTTCCAGAGATGACCCCGATCCTGTTGTCGTTACAGAAGCCGGCATGATTGGCGTGCCTTCTATCATTTCAGACAAAGTTGGACAAAAAGCATATATCAATAACGGCGAAAATGGATTTATAGTTCCAGTCGAAGACGTAGATGCACTCAAAAACGTTATGATGAATTTGATTGACAATCCTGATAAAATCAAATCCGTGGGCACTAATGCCAGAAGTATTTGGGAAGATAATTACTCTGAAAAAGTTTTTTCCTTAAGTCTACATAAAATATTATTTGAATAG
- a CDS encoding NAD-dependent epimerase/dehydratase family protein has product MQKNILILGGQGFIGYNLTLRCLKDGDKVTVFERKINPERKIDGVNYVEGDFCNIQDYANIFENIDIVYHLISTSKPNNDRDKIEFDISSNVIGTIRMLNVCLDKKVKKVVYISSGGTVYGESRDLPSTEESQTNPICAYGIDKLAIEKYLFMYRKIYGLDYAIIRLSNPYGPNHTGAIHGVINVFLDKISKGEDLEVWGDGEIARDYIYIDDVIEALIKITDNELKMCNISSGKVASINEIIDILKEVSGKKFKVDYKDSRNIDILINYLDNTLARNGLNWSPKVGLKEGIKRTYESLIQKEPTNAF; this is encoded by the coding sequence ATGCAGAAAAACATTTTAATACTTGGTGGACAAGGTTTTATAGGATATAATCTCACATTGCGTTGCCTCAAAGATGGAGATAAAGTAACTGTTTTTGAGCGTAAGATTAACCCTGAACGCAAAATAGACGGCGTAAATTATGTTGAAGGCGATTTCTGCAATATACAAGATTACGCAAATATTTTCGAAAATATCGATATTGTCTATCATCTAATCAGTACATCTAAACCCAATAATGACAGGGATAAGATTGAATTTGATATATCATCAAATGTAATTGGAACCATCAGAATGTTAAATGTTTGTTTAGATAAAAAAGTCAAAAAAGTAGTTTATATCTCATCAGGAGGTACTGTTTACGGGGAATCTAGAGATTTACCATCAACGGAAGAATCTCAAACAAATCCTATTTGTGCTTATGGCATTGATAAACTTGCGATTGAAAAATATCTGTTTATGTACCGCAAAATTTATGGCTTAGATTACGCAATTATAAGGCTTTCAAATCCATACGGTCCAAACCATACAGGTGCAATCCACGGAGTTATAAATGTATTTTTAGACAAGATTTCAAAAGGTGAAGATTTAGAAGTTTGGGGCGACGGCGAAATCGCAAGAGATTACATATATATTGATGATGTTATAGAGGCACTGATAAAAATCACAGACAATGAACTAAAAATGTGCAATATCTCGTCAGGCAAAGTTGCTTCTATTAATGAAATTATTGATATTTTAAAGGAAGTCAGCGGAAAGAAATTTAAGGTAGATTATAAAGACTCACGAAATATAGATATACTAATTAATTATTTAGATAATACTTTAGCAAGAAACGGACTGAATTGGTCACCTAAAGTAGGATTAAAAGAAGGAATTAAACGTACATACGAAAGTCTTATACAAAAGGAGCCAACAAATGCCTTTTAA
- the rfbC gene encoding dTDP-4-dehydrorhamnose 3,5-epimerase, whose translation MPFNFKKLKIEDIVLIEPKVFGDNRGFFMETYKKSDFVENGIKDAFNQDNHSKSTKGVLRGLHYQKGAFSQSKIIRCVKGAILDVAVDLRKDSKTFTKWVAEELSEENKNMLYIPQGFAHGFVALTEEVEILYKASGEYSPENDRGVRWNDPDINVKWGIEFEPLISEKDSKQPYLKDIKEEDLF comes from the coding sequence ATGCCTTTTAATTTTAAAAAGCTGAAAATTGAAGATATTGTATTGATTGAGCCAAAGGTTTTCGGCGACAATAGAGGATTTTTTATGGAAACTTATAAAAAGTCTGATTTTGTTGAAAACGGAATTAAAGATGCCTTTAACCAAGACAATCACTCGAAATCTACTAAAGGCGTTTTGAGAGGGCTTCATTATCAAAAAGGAGCTTTTAGCCAATCAAAGATTATAAGATGCGTAAAAGGAGCTATCCTTGACGTTGCAGTTGATTTAAGAAAAGACTCTAAAACATTTACCAAGTGGGTCGCAGAGGAACTTTCAGAAGAAAACAAGAATATGCTTTATATTCCGCAAGGTTTCGCTCATGGATTTGTTGCCTTAACCGAGGAAGTTGAGATATTATATAAAGCATCAGGCGAATATTCACCTGAAAACGACAGGGGAGTAAGATGGAATGACCCTGATATTAATGTTAAATGGGGCATCGAGTTTGAACCTTTAATCAGTGAAAAAGACTCAAAACAACCGTATTTAAAAGATATAAAAGAGGAGGATTTATTTTGA
- the rfbB gene encoding dTDP-glucose 4,6-dehydratase — MNLLVTGGAGFIGSCFVRHILNKYPDYKVINIDALTYAGNIANLDDVKNNPNYKFVHGNICDKKLVRELVAEVDAVVNFAAESHVDRSITGPEIFIETNVQGTLNLLQAAKEAKNDRFLQVGTDEVYGTLGKTGYFYETTPIAPNSPYSASKASADLLVRAYYETYKMPVLNTRCSNNYGPYQFPEKLIPFFISQLLKGEKVPVYGDGLNVRDWLYVYDHCEAIDVVLHKGRVGEVYNIGGHNEKTNMEITKIILGAMGKDETSIKYVQDRLGHDRRYAISNDKITSELGWKPSLTFEEGIEKTIDWYLSNQDWIKAIENRETSAV; from the coding sequence TTGAACCTATTAGTTACAGGTGGTGCAGGCTTTATCGGAAGCTGTTTTGTTAGACATATATTAAATAAATACCCCGATTATAAAGTTATAAATATTGATGCATTGACTTACGCAGGCAATATTGCAAATCTTGATGACGTAAAGAATAATCCGAATTATAAATTTGTCCATGGCAACATTTGTGACAAAAAACTCGTAAGAGAGCTTGTTGCAGAAGTTGATGCAGTAGTTAATTTCGCTGCAGAAAGCCACGTTGACCGTTCTATTACAGGACCTGAAATTTTTATAGAAACAAATGTTCAAGGCACATTGAACCTATTACAAGCAGCTAAAGAAGCAAAAAACGATAGATTTTTACAAGTTGGTACAGATGAAGTTTATGGCACACTGGGAAAAACAGGTTATTTCTATGAAACTACTCCTATTGCTCCAAATTCACCTTACTCAGCTTCAAAAGCGAGTGCTGATTTGTTAGTCAGAGCATATTACGAAACCTATAAAATGCCTGTATTAAATACACGCTGTTCAAATAACTATGGACCTTATCAATTCCCTGAAAAGCTTATTCCTTTCTTTATTTCACAGCTTTTAAAGGGTGAAAAGGTTCCTGTATATGGTGACGGATTGAATGTTCGTGATTGGCTTTATGTTTATGACCATTGTGAGGCAATTGATGTTGTACTTCATAAAGGCAGAGTCGGAGAAGTCTATAATATAGGCGGACACAATGAAAAAACGAATATGGAAATAACCAAAATTATTCTTGGTGCAATGGGCAAAGATGAAACTTCAATTAAATATGTCCAAGATAGACTGGGTCATGACAGACGTTATGCTATTTCAAACGACAAAATAACATCTGAACTCGGTTGGAAACCGTCTTTAACCTTTGAAGAAGGAATAGAAAAGACAATTGACTGGTATTTAAGCAACCAAGATTGGATTAAAGCTATAGAAAACAGAGAAACGAGTGCCGTTTAA
- a CDS encoding UDP-glucose/GDP-mannose dehydrogenase family protein gives MKLCVIGTGYVGLVAGACLADMGNDVTCVDNNEEIIMKLKNVVLPIYEPGLEDLVKYNYKEGRLNFTTDLKKAVREAQVCFIAVGTPQSNDGSVDLSQVYKVAEDISNEIKEYKVIVDKSTVPVGTAEKVAEIIKKNTKSDFDVVSNPEFLKQGAAVDDFLYPDRVIIGSDSQRATEIMQEIYSPFLRTANRIILMDVKSAEMTKYTANAFLAMKISFINEIANLCEEVGADAELVRIGIATDSRIGKKFLFPGLGYGGSCFPKDVKALVATAKSFNSDCKILEAVDDVNKKQRYRFIDKILNRFNNDVSNLTFGVWGLSFKPKTNDMREAPAVTIINELLKNGANIKAYDPQAMATAKTIFQDKIEYSKSAYKAIEDVDCMILMTEWNEFRRPDFDKMKSLMKQSIVFDGRNIYDAKRLTSRGIEYHR, from the coding sequence ATGAAACTTTGCGTAATAGGAACAGGATATGTAGGTTTAGTTGCAGGGGCATGTCTGGCAGATATGGGTAATGATGTAACTTGCGTTGATAACAATGAAGAAATTATAATGAAATTAAAAAATGTGGTGCTTCCTATTTATGAACCCGGGCTTGAAGATTTGGTTAAATACAATTACAAAGAGGGAAGGCTCAATTTTACAACAGACTTAAAAAAAGCTGTTCGAGAGGCTCAAGTATGTTTTATAGCTGTTGGCACTCCACAATCTAACGATGGAAGCGTTGACTTATCGCAAGTGTATAAAGTAGCAGAAGATATTTCGAATGAAATCAAGGAATATAAGGTTATTGTGGACAAATCAACAGTTCCCGTCGGAACAGCAGAAAAAGTTGCAGAAATAATCAAAAAAAACACGAAATCAGATTTTGACGTTGTTTCAAACCCTGAATTTTTAAAACAGGGAGCGGCTGTAGACGACTTTTTATACCCTGATAGAGTAATTATAGGCTCCGACTCTCAAAGAGCAACAGAGATAATGCAAGAAATTTATTCGCCGTTTTTAAGAACAGCAAATCGAATAATATTAATGGACGTAAAATCTGCTGAAATGACTAAATATACAGCTAACGCATTTTTAGCAATGAAAATTTCATTCATAAACGAAATAGCTAATCTTTGCGAGGAAGTCGGAGCAGACGCAGAACTTGTCAGAATAGGGATAGCAACAGATTCAAGAATAGGTAAAAAGTTTTTGTTCCCTGGTCTTGGCTACGGCGGAAGCTGTTTCCCAAAAGATGTAAAGGCATTAGTCGCAACGGCAAAATCATTCAACTCAGATTGCAAAATTTTAGAAGCAGTAGACGATGTTAATAAAAAACAACGCTACCGTTTTATAGACAAAATACTCAATAGATTTAATAATGATGTGTCAAATCTCACTTTTGGAGTGTGGGGATTATCGTTTAAGCCCAAAACTAACGATATGAGAGAGGCCCCGGCTGTCACGATAATAAATGAATTGTTAAAGAATGGAGCAAACATAAAAGCATATGACCCGCAAGCTATGGCAACTGCAAAAACTATTTTTCAAGACAAAATTGAATATTCGAAATCTGCGTACAAAGCAATTGAAGATGTTGACTGCATGATTTTAATGACAGAGTGGAACGAATTCAGACGCCCTGATTTTGATAAAATGAAATCATTGATGAAACAATCAATTGTATTTGACGGCAGGAATATATATGACGCAAAACGTTTGACATCAAGGGGAATAGAATATCATAGGTAA
- the rfbD gene encoding dTDP-4-dehydrorhamnose reductase, which produces MDKIKKVLVTGAKGMLGQDLCPTLEDAGFEVIETDVHNLDITNELQTFDVIKTAKPDYIIHCAAYTNVNKAEEDEEKAFLLNAKGAENVAKAAEKISATMIYISTDYVFDGEKASAYEPDDKTNPINAYGRTKLAGEIAVEKNCSKYYIARTSWLYGIHGKNFVETMITLAEKNLPEIKVVDDQIGRPTWAVDLANALVELIEDDIEEPEYGVYHLTGGGKPVSWYGFTKEIFKLMNFDVNLIPCKSDEFPSPAIRPKSSFLDNEDRCPDWKKSLKEYIELR; this is translated from the coding sequence ATGGATAAAATAAAAAAGGTTTTAGTGACAGGAGCCAAAGGAATGCTGGGGCAAGATTTATGCCCAACTCTTGAAGACGCAGGGTTTGAGGTTATAGAAACAGATGTTCACAACCTTGACATAACAAATGAACTTCAAACTTTTGATGTAATTAAAACGGCTAAACCTGATTATATTATTCACTGTGCGGCGTACACAAATGTAAATAAGGCGGAAGAAGATGAAGAAAAAGCGTTTCTTCTAAACGCAAAAGGGGCGGAGAATGTTGCAAAAGCTGCTGAAAAAATATCAGCAACAATGATTTACATTTCGACAGATTATGTATTTGACGGCGAAAAAGCTTCAGCCTACGAGCCTGATGACAAAACAAATCCAATAAACGCTTATGGCAGAACAAAACTTGCAGGTGAAATTGCGGTTGAAAAGAATTGCTCAAAATACTATATAGCAAGAACCAGCTGGCTTTATGGAATTCATGGCAAAAATTTTGTGGAAACAATGATTACTTTAGCTGAAAAGAATTTACCTGAAATTAAAGTGGTTGATGACCAAATAGGACGTCCGACTTGGGCAGTTGATTTAGCAAACGCACTTGTTGAGCTTATAGAAGATGATATTGAAGAACCGGAATACGGCGTATATCACTTAACAGGAGGGGGGAAGCCTGTTTCTTGGTACGGTTTTACCAAAGAAATTTTCAAATTAATGAATTTTGATGTAAACTTAATACCATGCAAATCAGATGAGTTTCCGAGTCCGGCAATTCGACCAAAATCAAGTTTCTTGGATAATGAGGACAGATGCCCTGATTGGAAAAAATCGCTCAAAGAATATATAGAATTGAGGTAA
- the rfbA gene encoding glucose-1-phosphate thymidylyltransferase RfbA, with protein MKGIVLAGGAGTRLYPTTMVVSKQLLPIYDKPMIYHPISVLMLAGIKDILIISTPQDLPNFKKLLGDGSQFGVNFSYVEQPKPEGLAQAFILGADFIGDDHVAMVLGDNIFYGQGFSSTLKRASERKNGASVFAYQVKDPERFGVVEFDSTNKAVSIEEKPKEPKSNYAVTGLYFYDNKVVDYAKNLKPSPRGELEITDLNKKYLENGNLNVETLGRGFAWLDTGTQKSLLQAGQYVQTIEENQGIKIACLEEVAYRMGFLTKEQIKKNVSKFKNNDYYKYVLRCIK; from the coding sequence ATGAAAGGTATAGTTTTAGCAGGCGGTGCCGGTACACGCCTATATCCGACAACAATGGTCGTTTCGAAGCAACTTTTGCCGATTTACGATAAACCTATGATTTACCACCCTATATCAGTATTAATGCTTGCAGGGATAAAGGATATTTTAATCATTTCAACCCCACAAGATTTACCCAATTTCAAAAAACTATTAGGTGACGGCTCTCAATTCGGCGTGAATTTTTCTTATGTCGAACAGCCAAAACCAGAAGGACTAGCCCAAGCTTTTATTCTTGGTGCCGATTTTATTGGTGATGACCATGTTGCAATGGTTCTGGGCGACAATATATTCTATGGACAAGGTTTCTCTTCTACGTTAAAAAGAGCATCTGAAAGAAAAAACGGTGCATCTGTGTTTGCTTATCAGGTCAAAGACCCTGAAAGATTTGGTGTGGTTGAATTTGATTCAACAAATAAAGCTGTTTCAATTGAAGAAAAACCCAAAGAGCCAAAATCAAATTATGCGGTTACAGGCTTATATTTCTATGATAATAAGGTTGTAGATTATGCAAAAAATCTTAAACCTTCACCACGTGGAGAACTCGAAATTACAGATTTGAACAAAAAATACCTTGAAAACGGTAACTTGAATGTAGAAACGCTTGGTAGAGGTTTCGCTTGGCTTGATACAGGGACACAAAAATCTCTTTTACAAGCAGGTCAATACGTTCAAACAATTGAAGAAAATCAAGGTATAAAAATAGCATGCCTTGAAGAAGTTGCATACAGAATGGGATTTTTGACAAAAGAACAAATCAAAAAAAATGTTTCTAAATTCAAAAACAACGACTATTACAAATACGTTTTGAGGTGCATAAAATAA
- a CDS encoding glycosyltransferase family 2 protein, whose amino-acid sequence MHDVSVVLVSYNTAELTRNCLKSLYVQTVGVDFEVFVVDNNSHDGSSEMIKKEFPQVNLICNRENKGFGAANNLAIEAADSKYVFLLNTDTVLIDNPIKIFFDYMEKTPKAGACGGNLYNADGENVHSYGYLPTKKTKFLRTFQLLPFFKNEQIKVKDKGNNEKNEFKKVDLIIGADLFLRKSVLDSVGSFDEDFFLYFEESELQHRINQAGYEIFILPEAKISHLEGKSTKNRVKTRSYKLISEFLYYKKCYGVSKYSPFKLVIMASHLPRLLVHPVMISKAWSFILSN is encoded by the coding sequence ATGCACGATGTTTCAGTTGTCTTGGTCAGCTACAATACTGCAGAATTGACGAGAAACTGCTTAAAGTCATTGTATGTCCAAACAGTTGGCGTTGATTTTGAGGTGTTTGTCGTTGATAACAACTCACACGACGGCAGCTCGGAAATGATTAAAAAAGAATTTCCACAGGTAAATCTTATTTGCAATAGAGAAAATAAAGGCTTTGGAGCTGCAAATAATCTCGCCATTGAAGCAGCTGACTCAAAGTATGTTTTTCTTTTGAATACTGATACTGTTTTGATAGACAACCCTATAAAAATATTTTTTGATTATATGGAAAAAACCCCGAAAGCAGGAGCTTGTGGGGGGAATTTATATAACGCAGATGGTGAAAATGTCCATTCATACGGTTATTTGCCGACGAAAAAAACTAAATTTTTAAGAACATTTCAACTTTTACCATTCTTTAAAAACGAGCAAATAAAGGTAAAAGACAAAGGAAACAACGAGAAAAACGAGTTCAAAAAAGTAGATTTGATAATCGGAGCAGATTTATTTTTGAGGAAATCTGTTTTGGATAGTGTTGGAAGTTTTGACGAAGATTTTTTCTTGTACTTTGAAGAAAGCGAGCTTCAACACAGAATAAACCAAGCAGGCTATGAAATTTTCATTTTACCCGAGGCAAAAATAAGCCACTTAGAGGGCAAATCGACAAAAAACAGGGTGAAGACGAGAAGTTATAAGCTGATAAGTGAATTTTTGTACTACAAAAAATGTTATGGAGTTTCAAAATACAGCCCGTTTAAACTTGTTATTATGGCATCACATCTGCCGAGATTGCTGGTTCATCCCGTTATGATTTCAAAAGCTTGGAGTTTTATTCTCTCAAACTAA
- a CDS encoding response regulator transcription factor produces the protein MSKLPINLMLVEDHKLMRVGMKTLFEESPDFQVIAESGLGKEAVEKAKIHKPDVILMDIGLPDISGLTATKRILEDNPDAKIIILTSHNTEDEVNNALTIGAFAYVIKDINTDTLMMIIKSVNEGAIWLDPKIVPILRQKNGTIIPKKQTTRAAFRSQHANLTEREYEVLKLVVDGKSNNDIAHTLSISEHTAKAHVCNIIQKLVVDDRTQAAVKAIKEGLV, from the coding sequence ATGTCAAAATTGCCAATAAATCTAATGCTGGTTGAAGACCACAAACTCATGAGAGTCGGAATGAAAACATTGTTTGAAGAAAGTCCTGATTTTCAAGTTATAGCAGAATCAGGACTCGGGAAAGAGGCGGTAGAAAAAGCAAAAATCCATAAACCCGATGTAATATTAATGGATATAGGTTTACCTGATATCTCGGGACTTACGGCGACAAAAAGAATACTCGAGGACAATCCTGATGCGAAAATTATAATTTTGACCTCGCATAATACGGAAGATGAGGTCAATAATGCACTGACGATAGGGGCATTTGCCTATGTTATAAAAGATATAAATACTGACACATTGATGATGATAATAAAATCAGTAAATGAAGGGGCGATATGGCTTGACCCCAAAATTGTACCGATTTTAAGACAAAAGAACGGCACAATAATCCCTAAGAAACAGACTACAAGAGCGGCGTTCCGTTCTCAACACGCAAATTTAACAGAACGAGAATACGAAGTTTTAAAACTTGTAGTCGACGGCAAGTCTAATAACGATATAGCCCATACACTTAGTATAAGCGAACATACAGCTAAAGCTCACGTTTGCAATATAATACAAAAACTCGTAGTAGATGACAGAACCCAAGCAGCAGTGAAAGCAATAAAAGAAGGGCTAGTGTAA
- the dprA gene encoding DNA-processing protein DprA, whose product MNKTDKYWLAFASIEKFSSTFIQRLFEHFGGDIEHAWKADVKELLEIEDITKKQFDAFTHERQKRNPDDCYSYIKNKGIDYFNYDDDKYPSLLKQIYNPPMTLFMAGDIDRCNPNRTLAVVGSRRASKYSKDILTSILDKFAGTDICIVSGLATGIDTTAHIAAVKNNLATIGVIAGGFEHLYPTSNKQLFEQIKDTYGAVLSEYWPTSEPIAWRFPHRNRIVSGLSKGTLVAEAALKSGALITAHLCLEHNRELMCIPGMITNPNTAGIYKLLKEGAALVTSAEDILTTMDWQFTKQTFEPNKLQTDLTDGESLVYNLISMDSLTVDEIILKTNLTVGDLMVILTKLEIKGLIQQIEGEKYSALAVIG is encoded by the coding sequence ATGAATAAAACAGATAAATATTGGCTTGCATTTGCATCAATAGAAAAATTCAGTAGTACATTTATTCAACGCCTTTTTGAACATTTCGGAGGCGATATTGAGCATGCTTGGAAAGCAGACGTTAAAGAACTTTTAGAAATTGAAGATATTACTAAAAAACAATTCGATGCATTTACGCACGAAAGACAAAAAAGAAATCCAGATGACTGCTATTCATATATAAAAAATAAGGGAATTGATTATTTTAACTATGACGATGATAAATACCCATCGCTTTTAAAGCAAATATACAACCCTCCAATGACACTTTTTATGGCAGGGGATATTGATAGATGCAATCCGAATAGAACTCTCGCTGTAGTAGGTTCCAGACGTGCCAGTAAATATTCAAAAGATATCCTAACTTCTATATTAGATAAATTCGCAGGTACAGACATTTGTATAGTTTCAGGCTTAGCAACAGGAATTGACACAACAGCACATATTGCGGCTGTCAAGAACAATTTGGCAACAATCGGAGTAATAGCAGGAGGCTTCGAGCATTTGTATCCGACCTCTAATAAACAACTTTTCGAACAAATAAAAGACACCTATGGTGCAGTTTTATCCGAATATTGGCCAACTTCTGAACCTATCGCATGGCGTTTCCCTCATCGGAACAGAATTGTAAGTGGTCTTTCTAAAGGTACACTTGTAGCAGAAGCAGCTTTAAAAAGCGGAGCTTTGATTACGGCTCATTTGTGCCTTGAACACAATCGTGAACTTATGTGTATCCCGGGCATGATTACAAACCCAAATACTGCGGGGATTTATAAACTATTAAAAGAAGGAGCAGCCCTTGTTACTTCGGCAGAAGACATACTAACCACAATGGATTGGCAATTTACCAAACAAACTTTTGAACCAAATAAATTGCAAACAGATTTGACAGATGGGGAGTCTCTTGTTTACAATCTAATTAGCATGGATTCGTTGACGGTCGACGAAATTATACTAAAAACCAATTTGACCGTCGGGGATTTAATGGTAATATTAACAAAATTAGAGATAAAAGGTTTAATTCAACAAATCGAGGGGGAAAAGTATTCCGCCCTTGCAGTTATAGGATAG